One genomic window of Thermorudis peleae includes the following:
- the pheS gene encoding phenylalanine--tRNA ligase subunit alpha, whose product MHGEIDQVRNEALAALAAAQTSSALAEWHSHYLGRRGVLTQLMRQISQIPPTERPAYGQAVNALKEELSAAFTARQQEVSAQELAQQLAAETVDVTLPGRQPTLGTLHPVTAMIREVTGIFARLGFQVVEGPEVEYSAYAFDALNIPQDHPARDVWDTIYIDSPGREIVLRPHTSPMQIRVMEQRQPPIRVVVPGRCYRYEAVDATHEWHFHQIEGLAVDEHITMADLKGTLAAFARQLFGQERRVRFRCDYFPFVEPGVDFAIDCMFCHGEGCRVCKGTGWIEILGAGMVHPQVLRNVGYDPERYTGWAFGMGVERLVMLKYGVPDIRLFYQGDLRFLAQFSRTTVW is encoded by the coding sequence GTGCATGGGGAAATTGACCAGGTGCGCAACGAGGCGCTGGCAGCGCTTGCCGCTGCCCAGACGAGTTCAGCGCTCGCAGAATGGCATAGTCATTATCTTGGCCGGCGCGGCGTCTTAACTCAGCTCATGCGCCAAATTAGCCAGATTCCACCAACCGAGCGGCCAGCGTATGGACAGGCAGTCAACGCACTGAAGGAGGAGCTTTCAGCTGCGTTTACCGCGCGGCAACAAGAGGTGAGCGCTCAGGAACTCGCCCAACAACTCGCTGCTGAGACAGTCGATGTTACCCTGCCAGGTCGCCAGCCCACGTTGGGTACGCTTCACCCCGTAACGGCGATGATTCGCGAGGTAACTGGCATCTTCGCTCGCCTCGGATTCCAAGTCGTCGAAGGTCCAGAAGTTGAATACAGTGCCTATGCCTTCGACGCACTCAATATTCCGCAAGACCATCCGGCACGCGACGTCTGGGATACGATCTATATCGATTCACCGGGTCGTGAAATTGTCCTTCGTCCTCACACCTCACCGATGCAAATTCGTGTCATGGAGCAACGGCAGCCACCAATCCGCGTGGTCGTTCCCGGACGGTGCTACCGCTACGAAGCCGTCGACGCGACACATGAATGGCATTTCCACCAGATCGAAGGACTTGCTGTTGACGAGCACATCACCATGGCAGATTTGAAGGGGACACTTGCAGCCTTTGCACGGCAACTCTTCGGGCAAGAGCGCCGGGTACGTTTTCGCTGCGACTATTTTCCCTTTGTCGAGCCAGGTGTGGATTTCGCTATTGACTGCATGTTCTGTCACGGTGAAGGCTGTCGGGTCTGCAAAGGAACTGGCTGGATCGAAATTCTCGGCGCAGGCATGGTTCATCCGCAGGTGCTCCGGAACGTCGGGTATGATCCCGAGCGCTACACGGGCTGGGCGTTCGGTATGGGGGTTGAACGGCTCGTCATGCTGAAATATGGAGTCCCTGATATTCGCCTGTTTTATCAGGGCGATCTCCGGTTTCTGGCACAGTTTAGCCGCACCACAGTCTGGTAG